In Candidatus Cloacimonadota bacterium, the genomic stretch GGAAAAAGTGGTTAGAGTTACTTCTTTATCCCGTGCCATAGGTTTATAACTAAAACCTAATCGGAGAGGAACGGCACTTGGCATATAATATTCGATTCCTGCAGAATATTCGATTATATCATCATACAAAGTGTTGTAATCACTCCATTGAACGTAGTTCGCATCAAATTCAAAAGTTGCATTCCAGCGGTTTCTCGGACGGTATTTTATTCCAAATCCAATTTCTTGAGGATAATAGATAGTAGAACTGAAACTTGAAGTGGAATCAAATTCGATTGTTTCATCCAGACTGATTTCAGCTTTTTGAATATAAGAAACACCGAGCTCAATTCTTTTTCCCAAACCAAAAATCAATCCACCTTGAAAACGCATACCGGATAAATCTCTTTTTACATGGTAATTCACGTCGGGAATGCTATCGGCGGGAGTGAATGACATAGTATCTTTTGCCCATTTTGTAAAAATGATTGTAGAATCAAGATCACAATTGCCTTTCAAAATTGAAATTCCTAAGCCGAGAGAAATTTTTGAGAAAAATTTATTTTTCCGTTCCATTGAAACAGCGATTGCGGGTGAGTAAGAATTTAGAAGCCCGGAACTTTCGTAAGTATTCACAGCAATTTTTTTGGGCTGATTGTCATCATCGGCACTTTCATTATTTCGGATTTCTTCAATATATTTAAAATTAAAATCATACAAAGGTGCATAATTAAACGCTGTAGTTACATTAAATG encodes the following:
- a CDS encoding outer membrane protein transport protein, giving the protein MLNNTKSRILTGIKFTTICTIMLLLSINVEAGFVYNGTLGEQIRAFSSRSLAMGSTGIASSEEVLNSLKNPAILGSLPSKLSFQFSGNLTKNDEDRSYPLYDSFSSYVDNAVYVSNAHLFDKYFAGVAYNFAIKPFNVTTAFNYAPLYDFNFKYIEEIRNNESADDDNQPKKIAVNTYESSGLLNSYSPAIAVSMERKNKFFSKISLGLGISILKGNCDLDSTIIFTKWAKDTMSFTPADSIPDVNYHVKRDLSGMRFQGGLIFGLGKRIELGVSYIQKAEISLDETIEFDSTSSFSSTIYYPQEIGFGIKYRPRNRWNATFEFDANYVQWSDYNTLYDDIIEYSAGIEYYMPSAVPLRLGFSYKPMARDKEVTLTTFSLGTSVSLSYNFILNLGCEIGTMNYSHLDLFPDGYYANENLWDTAYDPLPVNRDKPDNVEDFLTNFMATFSWKF